The stretch of DNA ACGGAGTTATTGTTTTAAGTAAATATGATGAAGATGAAGAAGTAGATACTCGTTAATCGTTAGTTAATAATTAATATTTACAATGAATAAATAATAAGGTGGAAGAAGTTTTTGAATAAAGAAATGGATTTATTATTATATAAATTAGAAGAAAAATTGGATTATAAATTTAAAAATAAAATTCTTATCAAAGAAGCTTTGACCCATCCTTCCTTCCCAAAAAAAAGTTTTAAAGGTAAGGTAACGAACAATCAAAGGTTGGAATTTTTAGGTGATTCTGTTTTAAATTTAATTGTTACCGGCTATCTTTATCGTAAATTAGCCTCTTCTTCGGAAGGTAAGCTTACTAAAATTAAATCGGTTATGGTTAGCAAAGATGTTTTAGCTAAATGGGCTGATCAACTTTCTTTGGGAAAATATATTATTTTGGGAAAAGGAGAAGATTCCACCGGAGGGAGAAATAAATTATCTATTCTAGCTGATTGTTTCGAGGCTTTATTAGGTGCCATATATTTAGATAGTGGCATCCAAAAAACAAAAAAAATACTCTCTTTATTTATAAAAAAAGAAATGGAACTGATTATGAAGGATAAACATGGGGGAGATTTTAAGACTTTACTGCAGGAAGTGTCTCAAAAAAAGCTGAAATGTTTACCCGAATATTATTTGGTCAAAGAAAAAGGTCCAGACCATAAAAAAATATTTTGTATTGAGGTAAAGCTGAATAAAACTACTTATGGAAATGGATCTGGTGAAAATAAAAAAGAAGCTGAGCAAAATGCCGCACAGGATGCCTTAAAAAAATTAAAAGTAATTAGATGAGGTAAAAGATTGTTTTTAAAAGAACTGGAAATTTATGGCTTTAAATCATTTGGAAAAAAAATAAAGTTATCATTCAATTCTGGTGTAACTGCCATTGTCGGTCCAAACGGTTGTGGTAAGAGTAATATAACCGATGCAGTTCGATGGATATTGGGCGAACAGAATATCCGGTCATTAAGGGGAAAACAACTTACAGACATTATATTTTCGGGGAATCACAAGGAAAAACCTTTAAACATAGCGGAAGTGTCGTTAACCGTTAATAATCATGAAAAGATTCTCTCGATAGATTGTGAAGAAATAAATATAAAAAGAAGGATTTATCGTTCTGGTGAGACCGAAAA from Candidatus Atribacteria bacterium encodes:
- the rnc gene encoding ribonuclease III; the protein is MDLLLYKLEEKLDYKFKNKILIKEALTHPSFPKKSFKGKVTNNQRLEFLGDSVLNLIVTGYLYRKLASSSEGKLTKIKSVMVSKDVLAKWADQLSLGKYIILGKGEDSTGGRNKLSILADCFEALLGAIYLDSGIQKTKKILSLFIKKEMELIMKDKHGGDFKTLLQEVSQKKLKCLPEYYLVKEKGPDHKKIFCIEVKLNKTTYGNGSGENKKEAEQNAAQDALKKLKVIR